aatacatcagtctgtgtgtagtgAATCTGTATAAtacgagtttcactttttgaactgAAATACTCAAAAAGGTTGTCATTTAGTTTTGCATTACACAGAGTGTGTTTATGATTAAACATGtatattctaaaaaaataattagaattaATAAAGGAAAGCAGTAGGATTTAAATTGCATGTCATTTTCCATACAGAATATAAAAGGAAATGGTTTCCCTCAGTCTGGTGTGTTGATCAGAGATTCTATTCaattctattcaattttatttatatagcacttagaaagaaaatttatggaagtgtgtatgtgtgaaagaaATTTGTCTAGATAATCATGAGAtggtccctgatgaacgagccgagggtgacggtgctgagggaaaaactccctgagatggtaataggaagaaaccttgagaggaaccagactcaacagggaacccatcctcatctgggtgataacagatagagatgatataacatcatgtgtgttattcagctgaaagttcaatataacagatgagGTTAGGAGTTTCTAATTAGTTTTATCTATAAACACTCTGTACGCACTGTATTGatattttatatgttattaTTAGTAGCATTATAGTGGCTCATCTCATCCTAAGTATAGAAgcaaagcgccatctagtggatgtaaaattctttaaaaaatcataaacaaacaaaacaaaaaatacaaagaaagtatgagtgtgttcagtgtgtgtgtgtgtgtgtgtatatatatatatacatatacctTCACAGTGTGTGTCATGCACCAGTCTCATGTCAGGTGGACATTCACACATAAACCCGTGAGGCAGATCCACACAGTAATGAGAACAGCCGCCGTTATTCACCTCACACTCGTCCTGCTCTGAAACACATAAAGGTGACGCCGTGTTCATTTACCCATTCTGAACCTGGACCAGTACCAGTACCAGAGCGCTTCCTTACCGCAGTTCTCCTCGTCGCTGCCATCTATACAGTCCGCAGAATGATCACACCTCCACTgcttatgcacacacactccattAGAGCACCTGAACTCAAAGCTGTGGCACATCTGCCCCACGTCTGCCCCCGTCTGCCCCACACCTGCAACACCATCAGCTGTTCAGTGCGCTATATTACAACTTTATTTACACACCTGTACATAAAACtctattttatacagtatttaacattaaacattagatCACAAATAACAGATCAAAtcaaaatatagttgcaagcaacgatgagccgGCCCAAGCACCTTGCACCATCcttgctccagggggcgctgtatcctggccgaccctgtgctctgacctcaCCGTCATAACTGAGACATGGGGGGGGGGAATCATCTGACTGTGCTGTAGGGTCCATGTGATAAATAACAGAATTATCATATTACATTCTACTTtactcatgtttgtgttttcttataagataagaaaatatattaatgtaGAAGAAGAGGTTAACTGTAATCAgttataaattgtaaaataattgcAGTTATGTCTATATAAATTATGTATATAGACATAACTGCATTTATATAAATGGACATGAAAAATACATAActgcatttatataaatgtctatataaataatttatatagacATAACTGCATTTAATTTACAATGTATAACtgattataaaatatgtatatataaatttataaacataaaaaaataccacacagtataatatacagtaaaatgtttatataagtGATGAGACAGAACAGAAGGGGGCGTGTCCAAATGAAGCCTCATGTTTGCCGGAATCACGTGATTAAATTATTACACAGTGGAACCTGGGATTGCGAataatgcggtttgcgagtgttccgcaagacaagcaaagattttttataaattttgacttgaaaaatgaacaagtcttggtttacgagcaccgagtatcatgtatcacgcatgcgcttcttgttttgacgccaagcatcacatgatcaactgagccaacggtttttctctctcttgctctgcggaattgtgggtaattgtctctcctgctgggacgttagtgctcgtctcttataATCGTCTggcataatcaacatctgtgcacgcgtgtaccgtttactataacactgttatGGTGTTATATTCCTACCCACAATTCTGACCacgtggtttgacattttgagagcagataaagcactctatgcgtgtgcaatgtctccactgcgcACTTAACAGCTCAATTCTGCGCGTGCAGTTTttcccctgctcgctcaacgTGTTCTCCGCACACGCAcgacttctcgattctgtgtgcgctcgactctgcctgtacgctcgctcaacATTGTCCAGcattacaaaactgccacaaaaccagccaatcacagacttccacacactacttctgattggctgttccttctctatcagCTGGCAACATCGACCGCATAACGCAACCTATAATTTATATAGagcttttaaaatggtcattgtctcaaagcagctttacaaaataaaaagaaaataaaaagaaattaaaattatattattatatataattatatacaaatgaaaataaattatataagggaagcaatgtaaataaatttgcatttatttataaatattataaacaaatattatggtatctatttttatttaataaagtattagtatataccagTTTTGTTTGTCCATTGTGTGTTTTGTACGGCACTGTACTGGagatttttattcttaaattcaggaaatctttttttttatatttcactcCAAACATTGTAAATTACATTCACttcttatataatatatgaaggagaaaaatgcacacaaaatcgttagttttatattaatgACCTCAATTTATCTCATTATTGTATCTGGGGATTTTTTCTTCGTGTTTTAGTCACTGATTGTGTATTAAATCCTCAATACTGACTGGCGGGTTTATATTTTCTGCTCGAAACATTTTGGCTTGTGGCTGATATTTATGTTcgtgtttataatttttttaaaattcgcTATTTGTtcttcacatttttttgttctattgTAGCTCGAAAGAGTCAACAGTATAAGTCCATCATCATTTCTTGAGTTTTTCCACTAATATTTCTCTAaaattctctctcttgcacaacctgtgtgtgtgtgtgtgtgtgtgagagagaaagagagagcgcgcgcgacTCGTCCTGGCCTGTCCATCACGCTCTGTGTTCAGGACACCCTTACCGCGCATGCGCACACCAAAACTCGTCCTGATTGGCTGGTTTAGCTCCACGCCCACCAATCCACGCTCCCACTGCCGGAGACTCGCGGGTTAAactttattatagttattattgttgtacatttaatttaaaggatATGGATAATGTAACGGTGAACTAATGAGACTGATGATGTTAAATTAACGCCTCGAAAAATTCAGACcagtgttaaagtcacagcgCGCGACCGGCATGTCAGGGTATTTAACCtccgataaaaaaaaataaataaaatgtaaaactataAGTGCGACATACTGGGCGTGTGAGACTGTCGGGGTGTGTGAGGTAACTCTAGACTTCTGCTCCGGGTAGtgtatgaaacacacacacacacaccttgagtgataaagttaattaataaacattctGTAACGCTTCACcgagcagacacacacacacacacacacctgacggAATGAAGTTAAACTCTTACCTAATGTACACAGTGCACACAGTAAACCTGCTAACAGCACAGCGGTGTTAAAGCGCTCCATGCTTCTCATTCAATCACCGACCTCTCGGGCGCAGGAATATGACGTCACTACAACTCAAGATTCCTTATAGTCACTACACTAATTTATATCATGAATCCTGCGTATATCTTCATTTACTACATCTGTacccttttattttatatattttttgtattattatttttaattacattttatttttatttatttttcttcctatCTTGTTTTTACAATTATAATGTCATTCAATGTTACACTTTAATGTTGAAGTTTTTTACAGTtgcaatgaaaaagaaaattaaaagtcACTATATGTCACAATCCCACACACAGCTGCAGTCAAGACAACAAGCCATTTATTGTATGGTGGGGTATAGAGTAtagttcatccatccatccatctagggaACTCTGTAGTCTAACTTGGGTTTGTGGAGGCTAATGGTGACCTAATCTGCATTTTTCAGACtatgagaggaaacccactgaacatgggaagaacatgcaaactccgagcacacagaccccgaggcgggaatcaaacccaggtcCTGGAGGCGCCAGTGCTAACCAtcaagccaccatgctgccactAAGTATATCAGTTATACTTAATATTTATAAGGAAATATAATTGtatgatgttataaaataatattgctCAATTTTAGCATGTTTATCTGATTTTCGAGTGTCTGATCAAGACTAACCGGCAGACTGCTGAAAAGAGCTGACCACCACATAACTAGtaaacagataagtgtttttattttttattttttttataaatgttagtttaatgaataaatgtacaaaaatctTTTTCCAAGAATACTACATGATTCTCAGGCTCCTGTGGCAGTGCCacgtttaattttatattacctgtaatattAGAGCACAGGGCATTGATTGAGATTTTGGAAATTATGACAATAGGTATTTCTAATTGAATCTGATTTCCCATGCTCCCTGCATCAACTATATTTAGAATATGTATTACTTGGGGTTTATTAACTAAAAGAACTGGTGAAAGTAATCATTTTGATGTAATTTTCCTGTCGGTCTGTTGCTCACACTGAGCATCTTATTAGAACACAGGTTGTTAAAACACCGGGGTCATGTTTTTGTGCTAAAGCTTATATTATTGATGTAGTATCTGTGTCTAGTGTTATTAACTGACCAGTAGGTGTTTGATTGTGAGTCTGCAGAATGTGTAACCCTCGCCTAGTGCtgggtgttttatttctttttagaatTGTTGTTAATATGCATATGATATCCTCATTATAACTATTTTTGGTATACACCTTTGATGCAAGCCAGAGTTTATTTGTagttttggttttcttgttaCTATAATCCCTGAATTTATTCTCATCTTAATacattttcctttatttcttttacagaTGTGGGTTTGTGTACAGgatgtttaaacattaaatcatTGTATTTACTGTTCAAGGAATAATTTCGGTTCCTGTACTAAAGGCATggttaaaaaagattttaataaagattttaacGGCTGTACAAAGAGATTAAATATACACATGCATTAACAATTTcgaattaaaattaatattttatttatcacttttacaaccatacacatttacatttacatttacatttaggcatttagcagacgctcttatccagagcgacttacatttttatctcattatacatctgagcagttggggtttaagggccgcgctcaagggcccaacagtggcaacttggttgtggggtttgaacctgggatcttccgaaccacagtccaatgccttaaccactgagctacccctgacccacaAATAAAggatacacagtatgatatggaGTTAAACACTTACACAACTGTTTATGACCTAATAACGGGATGGTAGAGTGAAAAGACAGAATGATAAAGGATTTTACTGCAAGGAAATAGTGCACTAAGagaaatgtacattttacagACTTTCCAAAGttgcaatgaaaaaaatataaaatttattaattaaaagtacAAGCTAAATAGAATGTGCAGAACTTGCAATTTAGTATGTTATGGCAGGTATGTATAACAGTGTGAGTGGAACATTAGGTATGGaataaagtgatgaatttagAATGATTTAAACTTagattcatataaaaaaaaattatgtatacaaccatatacagtacgatatgcagtgagaAGCTTATACGACTGTGCGTAACCCTTAATAAaggaaagatgaaataaaataataaggtAGAAAGTGGCAACTTGCGCTAGAAAAAGAATGTAAACTATAAAAGTATATTTGCTAATATACAGTTACAATTAATTAAGTGTACAATTAAGAGGTATAATGTAAAGCgtataaaataatatgaaatgtgCAGGTTTTGTTTACACACATCACATTTGACCATCGCATATTTGTGTGTTGATATGTTGTGTGCATGTCTAACATTTCAGCCTTGCTCATGCCTATAAAAGGACAGATGAGCCATGTGCCACATCTTTGGCTAACATTCTGTAACACTTAAAGAATGTGCAGTACAGAAGGAGGGCAGTTAAAGTTTCACATGGTTGTCATTTTTGTTGCTGACACAGTGTATAAAAATGATAGGAGGAAAAAATAGATAAGTTATGAAAGCGGTTATGAAATAAGTTTCATCATTCCAATGCTCTCATAACGGGAGAGGTTTCGGCGCATGCGCAGGAGCCTCCGACCTGAAACTGAGGATGTGAGCGACACCAAGGACGTTTGTTACTACTGTAACTGTTTTGGTTTTGTATTTAAACGATAGTTTATTcgcttttaactatttatacgACAGTGATTTCTAGCATTGTTTCTTGTTTAAGGTTACAATTAAACCAGTTCCTGTTTCGGGAAGCCTCAGACTTACAAGGAACAAGctttaagtttatatatataaaaataaaaagaactcGTACTTTACTGTATCAGATCACAGTTCTTCGAAAGAGCGCGCGCGTTCCCGGTATCAGTTACAAAACTTGACAAGCTCCGGTTTTGTAACCGACATCCTCTTGGCCAATGGGAGCGCGCCTTTGCGGTCACGTGATcctatatttttatgtaacacGCTGGCACGCGCAATTAAGGTTATCCGTGTACACCAGTCTCTCTGGCTTTGTGTGgatttaatagtaataataatgtgtcTTCTACACGATTgttagattattatttatttatttttagacaaaAGGATGTCGATTGAAGAACCGGACCAAAACTGTGTCTCCTCCTCAGCGGACAGAGGGGGTTTCTTTATCCCGACCGACACCGAGCGGGACTGGGCTGAGGAGGAGCGCGGAGAGCCGCTCGGGCTCCAGCAGCAGAGTCGCCTCAGGGCAGCGCTGGACGCGTTGTTCCGAGCCGTGAGGTGCGACACCGAGTCGGTGCGACCTGAGCACATCAGCGCGTTAGTGGAGCTCATCGTCCGCAACTTCAGGAAGAAGGAAGCGTGCGTGTCCTGGGCAGCGCGCGCTCAGGAGGACGGAGAACTGGACTGTCCCGGCTGTAACCGGTTCATCGCGGAGCCGGTCACCGTCGCGTGCGGACACTCGTACTGCAGGAGCTGCGTACAGCTGGGCTTTCTGTCCAAGTGTAGAAAATGCCAGGAGGAGATCGGCTCTAAACATCTGCTCCGGGCCGACGTGCTCCTGTGTGGACTGTTAGAGAAATGGTTTCCAGAGGAAATGCACAAAACCAAGCGGGTAGCAGAAGTGAGAGAGCTGCTGAGGAGCAAACGCTTCAGTCAGGCGCTCTCGTTAGCAACAGAGCTACTGGAATCAGGCAAGTTTTTATTCACATTCCCTCACAGTAATCATGATGTTTATGTATTATTACCAATTCACGAATCAATTTCTCACTCAGGAGTTTAAATGTCGTTTCTTCCGCAGCCCCTTTAGCGGTatcatctctcacacacacacatttctttgttacactttttttttatcgccTGAGTATGTGTTGTGGAATGAAGCCCGGTTCGCTCTGCGCATGCGCACGATGCCCTCCGTTACAAAAGACTAACGCGAAAAGCGCATGCGCGGATGGTAAAGTTGCGTAACGAGCTCCATAAGGTAAAGCGGGAGGTAGAGAGTTTTATAACGCACACACCGTGTGTGGAAACATATGTTTTGTTCACTAGATGAAGCAGACACGCGCTTGTTTAggttaaaatggaaaaaaaaccccGAAATAAGTAACTCGGGGGGGGGGAACAAGACGTTGGGAAGTCTCGCGAGATCTGCGTCCACGTGTGGAGCTGTCAGTGTtgtctggatggatggatggggtTCTGGGTCACACAGGGTCACGTCCTGGTCCTGGAGAACCCAGTCAGAcacaccctgtacacaggataaagcagtgtgtgtgtgagaatgagcTGATTTacataggccacgcccacaagtGACTTGAAATAACGCCTTTTATTAGAGGACGTCAGTGAAGTCCTtctctactgtgtgtgtgtgtgtgtgtgtgtgtgtcagtcacacATTCTCACTAAAACCCTGTTAGGGCACTTAATGATTGGTAGCAAAGAATGAACCTTCACACTCACTGTaactaaatctctctctctctccctctctctctctctgtctctcttgctCTGTCCCTTACTCCTTTAacattctctttctttctttctgctctGTCATTCATAACTGTGTATCccttctttctttgtttctttctttctcacttttCCACTTTGTCTTTTTCcctcctttccttttctctttttctctttctctctgtctactaTTCCCTCTTCTCCTACCATTTCTCGCAACTCTATCCTCCTCACTTCTGTCTTgcttctttaattctctttccactctctctcttatttttttactcatttaacattttgtttttctttctgttgctGTCATTTGTGACTCTGTTTCCTTACTCCCTCCCTCTCCTCTCACCATTTCTCTACGTCTCTATCCTCCTTATCTCTgcctttcttctctttttctcccttttttccccctctctctctctctccctctctctctctttctggttCTCCCCCACCACCAGACCCCAGTAATACCAGACTGCGTGTGTGTCGAGCTGAAGCGTACCAGCATCTGCAGCGCTATCGTCACGCTCTGGAAGACTTTGACGTGTGTATGAGCATCACTCCATCTATCGaggtgagaaaaaaacaaccactTTTAATCACTGATTACTTCAGCTCGCTCATCACCATAACACACGctctcttacacacaaacacacactcacttactctctctctctctctctttttctcaggtGGTGTTCTCTAAGGCTAAGCTGTTAAAGGAAATGGGTCGTGTGGACGAGTCTGTAAAGCTCTTCCtccagtgtctgtgtgtggatCAGGACTTCCAGGACGCCAGACAGGAAGTACAGAACGTATgtaataaacaaaccaaaacatcaTCACATGGTGAGATGCTGGATTCTAATTGAccaagctttttattttttttctctctgcagaTCCTGCGTGAGCTTCTGATTCCAACATGTGAGAGTTTCCAGGTGagtgtgtaacacacacacatatatgtaagTGATGTGTGTATTAGCATGCATGTTGACGCTCAGTGCTCTTTTTGTGGCTTAGGAGAGTTCGGAGCCCTCAGGTCTAACCCGAGCTCAGTCGTTACGCGCTCATGTGGCGGGCGGAGCCAAAGGAGAGGGGCTGAAGAGGGTAAGCTCCGCCCCTCAGCTGGGAGAAAAGGGTGCACTGCTGAAGAGGAAACTGTCCGGATTGGAGGCGGGGCCTGAAGTGATGGAAAGTGGTGACACCAAACATAAGAAACACGTAGGTCAGTTGGCTCGTTCAGATTTCAGTatttacattacacacacacacacacacacgtgcacatcGTAATGTTATTTTGCTAGCTTTGTTTAGGAATCCTTATCGACTTTaaattgcgtttttttttttttgttaaaattagtattttagcaagttttgttattcaAATTTAACTTTGTGTGGGAAGTTCCTGTTATGTTATCTAGcatagcagttttttttattacgcaTTTTTACTAGTTTTGTTTTGGTATGTTCCCCTCATT
This region of Clarias gariepinus isolate MV-2021 ecotype Netherlands chromosome 9, CGAR_prim_01v2, whole genome shotgun sequence genomic DNA includes:
- the lonrf1l gene encoding LON peptidase N-terminal domain and ring finger 1, like — protein: MRRSLRPETEDVSDTKDVCYYYKRMSIEEPDQNCVSSSADRGGFFIPTDTERDWAEEERGEPLGLQQQSRLRAALDALFRAVRCDTESVRPEHISALVELIVRNFRKKEACVSWAARAQEDGELDCPGCNRFIAEPVTVACGHSYCRSCVQLGFLSKCRKCQEEIGSKHLLRADVLLCGLLEKWFPEEMHKTKRVAEVRELLRSKRFSQALSLATELLESDPSNTRLRVCRAEAYQHLQRYRHALEDFDVCMSITPSIEVVFSKAKLLKEMGRVDESVKLFLQCLCVDQDFQDARQEVQNILRELLIPTCESFQESSEPSGLTRAQSLRAHVAGGAKGEGLKRVSSAPQLGEKGALLKRKLSGLEAGPEVMESGDTKHKKHVVRAAASVCSDEDKLHLRVPRHLLDPSDFECSLCMRLFYEPVTTPCGHSFCKNCLQRSLDHSPQCPLCKESLRLYLASRRFSVTRVLDDIIKCYLSEEHAGRQKIHIDETKELSDLENNVPIFVCTMAYPTVPCPLHVFEPRYRLMIRRCIDTGTRQFGMCISDAHKGFADFGCMLHIRNVHFLPDGRSVVDTFGGKRFRVIRRSMRDGYYIANIEYLQDQRVEGKEELQLQDLYDQVYNQASVWFHALENRFRNQILQHFGPMPEKENDIQSSPNGPACCWWLLAVLPVDPRYQLSVLSMTTLRERLVKIQHILAYLQNTHSHTHT